GCCGGGGAAGAGGAAGGCGACGCGGGGAGCCTTGTTAGGAGAGGATGGCTTCGCGGGTTCGCGGAGCTTGGCGATGGCTTCGTGGGTGTCCGTGGCGACGATGTGGCGACGGAAAGGGAAGGTCTTGCGGCCGGTGGCGAGGGTGAAGGAGGTATCGGCGAGGACCGAAGAGGGACAGGAGTGTCCCTCCTCCATATGCTTCGCCAGATTCGCGGCCATGGTGTTGACGGCGGTCGCGGTTTTCGCGGAAAGCACGAGGAGTTGCTGCTTTCTACCCGCGCCCGATGGGGGCGAGAGCGGAGCTTCTTCCATTACCACGTGGGCATTGGTGCCGCCGACGCCAAAGGCGCTCACGCCAGCGAGGCGAGGCTTATTGGTACGACTCCAGTCCTTCGTTTCCGAGATCGGGCGGAAGGGGCTGTTGGCGAAATCGATGCGTGGATTCGGCGCGGTGAAATGCAAGAGCGCGGGGATCTTTCCGTGGCGGAATTGCTGGATCGTTTTGATCAAGCCAGTGACGCCCGCGGCCACGTCCAGGTGGCCGATGTGTGTCTTGCCGGTGCCGAGCGCGCAGTAGCCTCTTTCCTCCGCGCCGCCTTCGCGGAAAGCTTTTGTTAGAGCGGCGACCTCGATCGGATCGCCGAGGGGGGTGCCGGTGCCGTGGGCTTCGACGTAGGAAACATCCGCCGGATGCACGCCCGCCGCCGCTTGGGCCATGGCGATGACGTCGGCTTGTGCGTTGAGTCCCGGTGCGGCGAAGCCGATCTTGTCGGAGCCGTCGTTGTTCACGGCCCAGCCCTTGATCACCGCGAGAATCGGATCGCGGTCTGCGACTGCTTCGCTGAGGCGCTTCAAGAGCACGACGCCGCAGCCATGGCCGAAGACGGTGCCATTCGCCTTTTCATCGAAGGCGCGCACGGTGCCGTCGCCGGAAACCATACCTTCTTCGGTGAAGAGATAGTCGCGCTGTTGGGGGAAGCTAAGCGACACGCCACCGGCGAGCGCCATGTCGCATTGGTAGGTGAGCAACGAGGTGGCGGCCTGGCAGATCGCGACCAGCGACGTAGAGCACGCCGACTGGATCGTCATGCTCGGGCCGCGGAGGTTCAGCTTGTAGGAGACGCGGACGGGCAGGAAGTCCTTGTCGTTGCCGAGCATCGTCTGGTACTCGGCGACCTGGTAGTTCCTCGCGAGTTCCTTGGCCTTGCCAAGGTTGTGGAGCAGGTAGGTGTTCAGGCTGAGGCCGGCATAGACGCCGATCATGCCGGGATAGGTGCTGGGATCGTAGCCGCTGTGCTCGATGGCTTCCCATGCGCACTCGAGGAACACCCGGTGCTGCGGGTCCATCAGCTCGGCTTCCTTCGGATAGATGCCGAAGAACGAGGCGTCGAAGAGATCGGGACGTTCGAGGATGCTACGAGCCCCGACGTACTTCGATCCATCGCTTTCCACGCGCGAGTCGAAGCGGGTGATGCAGTCCCTTCCGGCGATGAGGTTTGCCCAGAACTCGTCGGGCGAATCGGCACTGGGAAAGCGGCCGGCCATGCCGATCACGGCGATGGCTTCTTGGGGGGGGAGTTCTTCGTTCATCGGGGGCGGCGGAAGTTGGCGATGCCCGCACGCTGGAGACGGGCGCGGTCTTGGGCAGAGGAAGTCGAGACGGTCGCTTGCGGCGAGAGGAAGGCGGCGAGCGATTTGGCGCTGGGGCAGGCGAAAAGCTCGGTGATCGCCAGATCGCGGCCGGTCATTTCGCGGAGCCGGACGTGGACGATCGCGAGGTGGATGGAGGTGCCGCCGAGGTCGAAGAAATTGGCTTCGGGATCGGTGACGGAGCGCTCGAGGATTTCCGACCAGAGGGCGAGGATGCGGCCGGTGAGGCTCTGATCATGGGGCGCATGGGACTTGTGCGCCCTATCCGTCTCGGCCAAGGCTAGTCGGTCGACTTTGCCGTTAGGCGTGAGCGGAAAGCTCTCCGTGAAACGGAACTCGCCCGGGACCATGTAAGCGGGCAGGCGGGTGGACAGGTGATCCTTGAGGTCGGCAGCGGAGGCCTGGCCCTTCACATGGGCGATCAAGCGGCCGTCCTTCGCAATCACCACGGCCTCGCGGACGTCATCATGCTGGTCCAGCGCGATCTCGATCTCGCCGAGTTCGATGCGGAAACCGTTCACCTTCACCTGATGGTCGGCCCGGCCGCGGAATTCCAGCGTGCCGCAGGGCAAGCGCCGAGCGAGGTCGCCGGTGCGGTAGATGCCACCGGCGAGGGCGAAGCTTTTCGCGGTGCGCTCCGGGTCATTCAGGTAGCCGCCGCCAAGACCGGCACCGGCGATGCAGAGCTCGCCGAGTTCTCCGTCCGGGATGGTGGCGAGATCCTCGTCGCGAATCGTCACCGTCACGTTCGGGATTTCCCGGCCCAGCGGGACAAAGGAAAAGTCATCGAGATTCCCGGGATGCAGGCGATGGAAGGCGCAGATGTCGGTGCACTCGGTGGGGCCGTAGGTATTCACCACTTCCGCCCGGCAATTCGGATGCTCCAGCCAGGTGCGGAGGCGGGGGATGGAAATCGTCTCGCCACCGAGAATCGCAAAGTGGAGCGAGGAAAGCGCGGTATAACCGTCCGCTGCCGCAGCATCTACCAAGGGGTAGAAGGCGCTCGGGGTGCAGTTGACGAGCGTCACGCTGTGCTCGCGGATCAGCTTTGAAATACGAGAGATGTCGTAGGTGCCGCAGTCGTCGAGCACCAGCCGGCCGCCGGTGAGCAGTGGAATGAAGAAATTCTTCTGGGTGAGATCGAAACTCGGCGAGCTGATCACCAACGTGCAGTCCTCCGCGTCGAGCTTGAGTTCGGAGCCATACCAGTCGAGGAGGTTCGCGAAGCCCTTGCGAAAGAC
The Luteolibacter arcticus genome window above contains:
- a CDS encoding non-ribosomal peptide synthetase — translated: MTASPLMPEALSVDTLLRAFDAHAARTPDRAAVTAGNTTLSYGELDARSNLLAGHLQALGARPGVFVGIGLNRSVELIVALLAVVKSGAAYVPLDPAYPPARLAHMVSTAGLELVLSRQDLAPAFSAAGAKTVIEVLASDGAAPVTPYATPDDPLYAIFTSGSTGQPKAASVFRKGFANLLDWYGSELKLDAEDCTLVISSPSFDLTQKNFFIPLLTGGRLVLDDCGTYDISRISKLIREHSVTLVNCTPSAFYPLVDAAAADGYTALSSLHFAILGGETISIPRLRTWLEHPNCRAEVVNTYGPTECTDICAFHRLHPGNLDDFSFVPLGREIPNVTVTIRDEDLATIPDGELGELCIAGAGLGGGYLNDPERTAKSFALAGGIYRTGDLARRLPCGTLEFRGRADHQVKVNGFRIELGEIEIALDQHDDVREAVVIAKDGRLIAHVKGQASAADLKDHLSTRLPAYMVPGEFRFTESFPLTPNGKVDRLALAETDRAHKSHAPHDQSLTGRILALWSEILERSVTDPEANFFDLGGTSIHLAIVHVRLREMTGRDLAITELFACPSAKSLAAFLSPQATVSTSSAQDRARLQRAGIANFRRPR